The Manis pentadactyla isolate mManPen7 chromosome 12, mManPen7.hap1, whole genome shotgun sequence genome contains the following window.
CCATGGGAATAGTTCCTATCATCTACGAAGTCTAATTAATGTTTTTTTGAATCGATAACTATGCTAAACACTGATGGAGCTTTTACAACGTGCCAGGCGTTGTTAAGGGCTTTCCTTTCACAAATATTGATCCCTCATCTCCACTCCTCCAATCAAGAAATACCTGATTTCTTCAGGTGGGGAAACCGAGCCAGTGGCTCGTCCAACATTTGTTAAATTAATACATGGGTCACTGCGGTGAATGGGGCCACTGGGGCCTCCAGCTCTTCTCTCTCTAGCCAGCCCTCTTCACTCGCCTTGTCTGTAGATGTTAAGAAGGCGGACAGAGGACGTCTGCAGACACGAGAGCAGCCCGCGCTGCTATTCCTGCGCTCCGCACCGAGCATTCCCCCAGTTTCCCTCCAAAGGGGCTCCACAGGTGGGGTTGGTGGTGGCAAAGAGGCGGACTTGGCTACCAGACTGTCACGCTGAACACTCCACTGCTGCTCCCTCGACGACGAGGCCTCCTCGCTTTGCCTCTGCGCCCCAGGAGGCAGGGTTGGGAGCCGGAAAACAGCAACGAAGGTAGAACaaatagactaaaaaaaaaaaaaaaaaagtcggcCCTATCCTTCGCTACGCGCTAGCGCTCCAAAAAAACCTATTtccagttccttaaaataaagGCGCACCATTTGGCCGTCTCGCTACAGCGTTCATGGCGCGGGCCCTTTAATGAGAGGCTCCGCCCAGCGGACTGGTGCGCTAGGTCTTCAGGCCTCTAGACGCACTAGACTTCCCGGACTAAATTTGGAAGTAATGACGTAGGATAGGCGCACGAACCGCTTCCGGATGCCCATATAAGGATAGGGGCAGGGAGCTCCATACTGGGCAGTAGCAGGCTTCTTCCGGGCAGGAGGGGGCGGTGCCTTGGTCTCAGGACACGCTCCCTCCCTCTCCGTCAACGCAAACCTGGCCGCTGGAGCTGGCCGGAGTCCCCGGCTTCCGGAGCGGCTTCCAGGCGGGCGCCGGGAGGGAGAGGCAAGTTTCGCTTCCTTCCCTCCGGAGGCCAGGAAGGCGCGACGCCCCTCCGGGAAAGCAGCCCGCAGGCGGGTAGGGGCGACCTCAGGGTTCCCATTGACGCCATCTCCCACAGATCCTATACAAAGACCTTGCCAATACCGGGGCGACTCGTTGGGGACCCCTTCATCCCTATCCCCCCACACTCTTACTTCCCCCCTACAAAATTTCCCAAGTATTCCTGCTTTCCCCCAAAAAATCTTGCACCTTTTGAGCACCCTCACGTCCCGCCTCCCACCCCCCTGCACATGGGGGCTCAACAATTATTCTTATAAAAGATCCTTTCAAAAACGACCTGTTCAGCGATCCTGCCACACATTAAAGCGACCTGCTGAGGACGCCCACATCCTCCCACCACCACTACCATGGAAGACTCCACAAAGATATCCCCAGTCGAGGCGCTATCTCTTGAAACACACCGGGGCGGCCCTCCGAGGATTTTTCAGATATCCCTCTCAGATCTCGCCAAGGGGAGAGACCAGGACTCCACTCCGGCAATGGCTTCCCCGGCCAAAAAAATAAAGTGGTTTTCTGAAGAAAGAGCACCTCTGTCACACAGAGGGCAACCCTATGAGTCTCTAACCAGCCATACCTGCCCCACTCCCCACGCAGAGGACTTCCTTGCAGACCATCCTCAGGCCCACTACCATATCCCCTCCTGCGACTCCCAGGCTCGCACCCAGAAAGACCCCACACCCCAGAAGCATCTCCGGGGCCCCCACGTACAGCCACCCTACCCCAGGGCGACGTCGGGACGCCCCTCCTCCGCAGGAAAAAAAGAGGAGGGGAGAGTACAGCAAAATTCCCCACCGGAGAATGCCCTCGTCTCCCTCCGCCCCCGCGGTTAGGTGGGGAGGACCACATCTCCCCCAACCCATTTCCAAACTTGCCGCTCTGGACTGGGGAGGTCTCCCAGATCCGGATCCAGATGTAGGCTCGGGGAATCCGTTAAAAGGATCTATGAATCGAATGTGCCCCTTCCCCAGCCATAATCTCGTCTGATTTGaaggttatttttatttacattgtcCAGAAGGGAAACTGAGGTTGCGCAGCAAAAAAACGAGAGGCTGGGTCTCGAACCCACGATTCCGAGCTCCGACACGAAACCATCGGGACAGAGCTGCAGGGGGGAACTGGATGTACGCACCGGCAGGAAGCCGTTCCTGCCCACAACAAAGATGGCCGCAAAGAGGGCGGAAGTTCCAGCAGTCTGGGCCTCTACGGCCTGTCTTTCTACCCTGGCGGCCCCGCTCTCGATAGTTGCAGTGGTCACGtgccgggggcgggggcgggggtggtGGCGAGTTCTCCCGGGTTGGGAGGGACCCAGTAAGCCAGGCCTAGAGAGGGGAGGGGGCTCGGCCTAGGGCGGCGGAGTGACATGTCTCTCGAAGACCCGTTTTTTGTAGTCCGAGGGTGAGTGACAGCGATGGGGGAGGTCAGAGGGTGCTCGTCCCCGTGCCAGCCAGTGCCCGGTGCCCGCCAGAGCGTGCCAGGCGGTCTGGGCTCAGCCGTCGGGGTGCGTGCGTCGGGGTTCCCCTGTGGCCGAGTGGGAAGTGTACGCAGCGGGATGGGAGGATCTACTGAGTCCCCCACCCGTTTGGAGGAGAGTGGCGGGTGGGAGGACCGCCTGCTCCCATCGCGCCCACCGTGCCCCTGCCCCACAGAGAGGTGCAGAAGGCTGTGAACACTGCCCGCGGGCTGTACCAGAGGTGGTGCGAGCTCTTGCAGGAGGGCACCGCAGTCGGACGCGAGGAGCTGGACTGGACCACCAATGAGCTGCGGAATGGCCTGCGCAGCATCGAGTGGGACCTGGAGGATCTGGAGGAGACCATCGATATCCTGGGGGGCTGGAGGGGCACATGGGAGAGCCCTCTGGGGTGGTAGGGGGCACTGGGAGCCAGCCCTTGGGGAGGCTGCGTACCCGGTAGGTGTCCAGGGCTGAAGGGGCAGGAGTAGGTTGTGTCTGCCTCTGGCCTTGACTCTCGATGGTGGCTTACGCATCGTGGAAGCCAACCCAGGCAAGTTCAAGCTCCCAGCCGGAGACCTGCAGGAGAGGAAGGTCTTCGTGGATCGGATGCGGGAGGCAGTCCAGGTGAGGAGAGTTTCTGGGTGAGGTGAATGTGGGAATGTTGGGGTGTCTTAACTTTCTGATGCTGTCCTCACCCCTAGGAAATGAGAGACCATATGGTCAGCCCAGCAGCCATAGCCTTCATGGAGAGGAATAATAGAGAGGTAAGGCATTCTGACCTAACATATTCACCTGAGTCTGTTGGGGTGATCCTCCCCTTTGAGGGCAAGCCTGACCCTCACTATGGGTGTTTGCCTGTCTCCAGTATATGTGCATGCCTGTCCATTCTGTGTCAACATTCATAGTCCCTGTGCACAGTTGTGTCCTGGCTGTCTACATGCCTGCACTTTTTGGGTGTATACATACAGCCAAGCCCCTCCCTGTGGGTAATCCCTTCTGCCATCTCCTGTGCATCTATACTGGTGTCCTGGGgaaaatggtttctttttttttactgtgtcttACTGATCCCAAGACATAAGCTACCTtttttctgtgtatgtatgtgactGATGCGTCTGAGCGTGTGAACTTGGCCCAAGCggatgccccctgccccctgcctgagCACCATTGGCCTCTGTGGTGTACCTGCTCATGCCTTCTGTGCTCACTCTCCCTGCTGCCTCTGTGTGGTGTGTTCCTTCTTTGCCTGTTGTAACACGGTGGTCTCTCCCCATCCCATCTTAAGCCCACATGGGGGTCTGGGAGGGTCTTGTGGCTGAGGCCCACACCAGCTTGAAGTCCTCTAACAGTGCCCACCTGCCTTCCCAGGTGTGCTGCCTTGTAGATTAAAGTCTAAATTCTTAAATGCATCTTTATATGATAAGTGTTGTCTACAGATTAATTCATTAAGTCTCCATCCTAATCTCAGGAGATAGGGAGTATAGctctcttcattttacagatgaggaaactgaggcacagggagggtaAGTGACATGGCCCTGAGGTGACCTTGCTAGTAAGAGGTGGGCTGGGGAACCCAGGCTGTTCCACATCAGACACTGCTTTCCTGACTAATCACCATCTCTATTTGCCACTAACCTGTGTCTGGCTCTGCTGTGAGTGGGGTCCCTGCCTGAGCCTCTGGTCTGTTCCCCTACAGATGTTGACGGGCAGGCCAGCCTCCCAGAAGTCATCTAGCGACTTGCTGGATGCCAGTGTGGTGTCAGCTACCTCTCGCTACATTGAAGAGCAGCAGGCCACGCAGCAGGTTTGTGTGGAtgatccagggccctgcgctggAGGGACCTGTGGACAGCTCAGAGCTCCCTACTGACAGCTGTTCCCCTCATCCAATCTGCAGTTGATCATGGGCCAACAGGATCAACAGCTGGAAATGGTGTCTGGGAGCATCCGGGTTCTGAAACACATGTCCGGCCGGGTCGGAGAAGAGCTGGATGAGCAGGGCATGTGAGGCCGGGTCCCTGGGGGTGGGCCCTGGGAGCCCTCTGCTGACCCGTGTGCACAGGGCCTTCGGGGGCTGACGCGGTCCTGGTCTGGGCAGCATGCTGGATGCCTTTGTTCATGAGGTGGACCACACCCAGTCCCGGATGGATGGGGTCCTCAGGAAGATGGCCAAAGTATCCCACATGACAAGTGGTGAGTCACCCGGGGGAAGTGATTCAGGGCTGGGGGACATGGGTTTCGAGCAGTGCCCCCTTTCCCCTGTGACCTCTGTCCCTTTGACCCTAGACCGCCGACAGTGGTGTGCCATTATGGTGCTGCTGGGGGTGCTTCTCCTGGTTCTCATCCTGCTCTTCTCTCTCTGACCCTGGCCCTCCCCAGGGGGCTGTCCCTCTAGCTGGGAGAGCTGGCAGGGCCCTGCCCCCTGGGACAAGAGGTTCCTGCCTGGGGAGCTGTCCCAAGGCACTCATCCAGAGCTAGTGGGGCCTCAGGTTCCCTGTGCCACAGCGCCCACCACTGGTCCTGTCTCAAGTGCGCTTAGGGGGTGGTGGAGGTAAGGGGACCCCTCCCCATTTCTACTCCAGTGCCCCAAAGCCATTTACTTTGTGCCTTCTACGTGAGCcaacttgaaaataaaaccccagccttttttatatgtatctgtatcataCTGTGTGCTGACTCTAAACTTGGGGCGGCCTGTGGGATGGAAACTCCCACTCTAAGCTCCCTGCTTGCACTCGCTGGggtccaggtgtgtgtgtgtgcacatgtgtgtatgagGAACTTCAGTGATTGATATTTGGTATGGAAAAAATGATTCCAGCTTAGGTCCTTTATTACCCTTGAAAATTCCAAACCCTGATACTTCCTTGAGCTTTTGAATTAAGTTCAGTCTAAGGATCTTCTGCTTGCTTGGTGCCTAAGGCAGGTAAATCCCCTATCTGAGCAGTCATTGCTGGGGGGTGTCTGAGCCACTCTGGGCTCCACTGCCCACCTGATCACTTCTGTGACACATCACTCTAGCAAGGCAGTTTGTAAAATTAAGGGTTTTGCCTACCATGGTCCTTAGTACGTAATGATTCCTAAAAGCCAGGTAAACTCGCAACCTGAGATTATCATGTTAGATGTTGCCATCCCTTGCCTTCTGATCTGGCATCAGAACCATGCGTTTCAGTTGCTCACTTAAGAGTTCGCAGTGTTGGGCATTACAAGGATGACATTCCATTAGGCTGACTGGTCAAATCTTAAAACGAACCAAGTGGGTATAGGTTTCTTTCTTTGTGCAGAAGGCTTTGGGTTCTCTGTCCTTCCTGTACTTAGTTCTAAGTCTTCCTGGTACTAACAGATGTGCTTCTGGGCATTTCCGTGTACCAGGGGCGATCTGTATGTTAAGACACAGGCTCCCTATTAATGTTGGCCCTCAAAAGCTCTACTACTCtggcagctgaggctgggggctggTCTTACTGAAATATACCTGTTTCCGTGGATATTGAGATACCACTTGATCTTCCCCACAGACATCTGGAGCTTCCCCTAGTCATTGTAGGCAGACCTGGTCTCAGCAGGCATCAAGCCTTTTCCACCTCGAGGCAAAGATTTTTTTGACAAGATGGCATTTCCTAAAATCAGTAAGATCTTTCCACACTACTTTAAACATCTCTGAATCGATGGTACCCTAAGGCACATCTTTTTAATCTGACTGGGACACTAAGACATATCTGTCTTTTTAATCTCACTTAATGGACAGTTTGTCCTGTCACATCCAGAACCTACTGCTCTTCAGACACTCCAAACTGCACTGAGACTGGCCATTTCAACTTCGGTGTTCCTTCTACTGCATGTGTGCTGGCTTGGATGGGGTAAGGGGTACAGGTGTGTGTTCATGACGCATACGTGGGGCTGAGGGCTTCAAACCACAAAGGCAGTGAGCAAGTGGACCTGCCACATGGCCAGCTCAATGGAGCCGCTACCCTTCTAGTTAAGGGGAGGCTCCCGTGGGATGCTGGGATTAAGGCCAGGAGGGTGTTTTAAGTGGAAGCTGTCAGGGGCCTGGGTCAGAGGACGTTTTCTCATTTGAAAGGGGTGCCCCATCCCTGCTCACTCTCACACTCCAAGGGGTAATGCTTGGAGTGGCCCCTGCAGCATCTGTCAACAGGAAACCCTGGAAAGCGGGGTGTCACTGTGGCAGTTGGGGACCCCTCATGTGTGGTGAGCACCCCTGCATTCCCAATGAGCAGCATGCAGCAGGGTTGTTACAAAGGCGTTTAGTTTATTCTCCTCATCAGTATCACTGATGTTCTCACGGTTCACATTTCCCAGTGTGGCTCCTCGCCTTCCTTACAGTAGTTCATGTGCAATCTCACTGACAGCCCAGGGAGTGGGGGGCTCGGCCCGGGGTGGGAAGGGCAGGGCGTTGGCACTTCACGCGGACAGGGCGGGCAGTCCATCCTGCGTGAATGAGGCGTGGGAGAGTAGGCGGCTGGGGCAGAGAGGAGGCCCCCACAGTCTTTTTTGCGTTAGTTGATTTCTCCATTCGTGCTCCTTCCTGGGCTGCCCGGGGTGGGAGGACCATGCAGCTCAGGGCAAGGCTGGGCAGGgccaaggggaaaaaagcagcagGCGCCAGAGGGCAGGCGGGTGGGAGGGCGCAGGGGCAGCTCCTGGGGTAAGGCACAACCCTGTCTTTGGCTCTCCTGGTGAGGAGTTTCCTCCCCTgcacccctgcccagcccctctcccctcccccccagaCCAACACACAGTCCCGGGAGCCAGGGGTGCCTCCTGGGGGTCCCTGAAATGAGAGGGCTCTGCCACCCAACCTAGAGTGCAGGGGCTAGGAGGAGGGACGGGGCAAGCCCCACCCGAGGACAAGGCAGGGAGAGGCCAGGCAGGGGTCTGCCCAGGacaaggaggtggggagggaataGACCCCAGTCCCAGAGAGCTGGCCCCTGCTAAGGCCTGGAAGGAGGGGAGCGCCTGGAGACTCCTTCCTTGGGGGGGTCTGGCTGGAGCCCCAGACCACCCCTCAGCCTCGGCCAGCCGCTTACCAAGTGTCCAGGATATTGTGCTTTGGGATTGACGCTGGGGTGGGGTGTCAAGGCCAGGATGAGGGGCGGGGAGGTGCGACTAAGGTGCTTGTGCTTTAGCTGGGGGTGTCGGCTCCCCTCTACCACTCGGGCAGTGAAGGCTAAGGTGCCGGGGGCTGGGCCAGGGAATAGCGCACTGGGACCCCCCCCCGACTCCCCCCCTGCAACAAGCAGATGTCAGACCAGTGGGGGCTGCTGGGTGGGGGTAGGGTGGCTCCCACTCAGATTCTAAGTGTCCGGTCAGggctgacccccacccccacctcctgtgATCCCCCTGCCTCTGGAGACAGAGGTAATTGGGAGCAATGGGTGCACAGGGCCTGTCAGTTTGGGAGGCAAGACAGGTGAGGTCAAGGGCCAAAGCTAAAAATGTGAAATCCTGACACCCAGTGCTGAGGGAATggggaagaaaacaataaaacgcCCCAAATTCACAAGtcaaacagaaaacaacaaaaacccctTGCTCTGGGCAAGGACAGAGGAATGGTTAGAGAAAATTCTGCAACAACTGCTAATAATGAAAGCAGGCCCTGCCCTGTCCCTAAGGCCAGGGATACCCTTCAAATGGAGCCCCACTGTGGGAGCAGCAGGTTAGACCCATAGGAGCCCGGGTGGCCCTGCCTCCCAAACGCACACCCACACTCCACACGTGCACACCGCAATCAACCTGCCCCAGCCCCTACGCCCCATCCTGCCTTCCACAGCCCTGGGGTCTGAAGGGGACCTCAGACACAGTCCCGCtggtttgaaaaataaaaggaatcttaTACTTCAATATTTCATTagctaaaaaaatgttttaaaaagtatgtacacggggtgggggcagggtgggggtggggaagggagggaagggcagcAGCCCCCCCACCCAGCCTGCTCCCCTGGGTTCCAACCCTGGTCCTACTGCCGCTTTTATCTTCATCTTTTTAAACGCAAAACATCTACACACGCACTCGAGCACACACACGCAAACGCTTCTGCAAGCGCCCGGAAACCTCTCCTTCTGTCCTCAGACCCTGGGTCTGCCCCCAAGGGCCCCCTCACTCAGGACCTGCCCCTCAGGCCCCAGGGGACAGATAGGGGCAGCAGAGGCTGAGTACAGGGTGGCAGAGAAGGGCACTGGGCCAGCCCCCACTCTACCACCTTAGGTTAGTCGTGAaatttctctgagcctgtttcctctgcTACAAATCGGGCAGCAGTCCCCACACCTCGCTTACCCCAGCCTGCGGGTGCAGGGACAGACCAGAGAGACAGGAAGGCGCTTTTGGAAACGTGGAAGCACTgggaggtggtggtggcggcggcggggggtccTGAGAACCCCGGGGCCCCTGTGAGTCCCAAGGAATGGAGGCTGAGGAATACCTCCTCCGGGtggccctggggcctggggaggtgGGGCTTCCGGAGCCCCCCAGGCCAGCCCCTCCCTGTGCCCAGCCTGGGGAATAGGGAGACAACTGCCAGGGGTTAGGAGAGGGGAGTGGGGGCTCCCCAACTGTGCACAAGTGTGTGCTAGAGAAGGCAATGCAGACCTCACACCCCTGCCACCTTCTCCCAGCCCGCTCCGATTGGGGTCTGGGGTGGGACTGGGGAGGCAGAGGGGCCGGGAGCATGCACCACCCCCcgcaggccctggggagggacagACAGTAGCTAGTGACCAAAATGGTGGGCAGGTGTGacggtggggggagggggggaaagggggcagagTGTGACAGCCCCTCGGGGACAGGCTGGTGCGGCTACTGCAGAGCCTCAGCCGAGGGGCCGGCCTCGCCGTCATGGCTGGCTGTCTCAAAGCTGTGCTCCATGCCAATCATGTCTGGCTCGATCTTGCCCGTGTCGCTGATGAAGGTGGTGTAGGCATCACCCTCGGGCACGAGCAGCTTGACCTTGGGCATCCAGCTCTTACGCACAACACGGCGAGCATTGGTGCACATGTCAGCCGCGATGGCGTTCATCTCACTCTCTTTGAAGTTGGGGGCAAAGTTCTGGCAGTAGTCTGTGGGGGCAGAGCAGGTGGCTCAGGGCCGACATGGCCCAGGCCTCCAACCCTGCTGATAGGCACTCGGCCACACGGCTCTTGAGAACCCTGAGCCACACAGACACGGCACCCCTGAACACCCCCTCACATGTGACAACTGAGGCCATCGTCAAGACACTGGACGGTGTTGGCTAGGCCCAGGCTCCACTGAGCATGGCCTCATGCGGGGGATGTGTGGGTTTGACGGGTGGCCCAGTGCTCTTAAAAAAAAGTGCACTGATGTGCCAGAATTCAGGAACTGGGGGACTGCATGTGAAAACCTAGACTTCCCTCCTGACCACTGGCTGGAGCCCAGGCTGCTTCATCATTCCTGTGACCACCGTGAGTTGGAGGTCTCCCTGCCCCACATGACACGGGCTTCCCTTCAGGGTCCTGCCCACTGCCTCTCATGAAGGAATCTCTCCCCAATCACAGCTCTCTTCCCAACAAGCCTAGATTGagcctcagaatccttcttaACATCGAACTCTATCCAGCCATCAGGGCCAACACCACCAAGAGGGACTATCTGCCACCCCAGGACCCACCCAGCCTGACCCTGGAAAGTCACTTACACTTGACAGCGTGGAGGACGCGACTGTCCAGCGGTTTGCGACTGGGGTTGTTGCTGGAAGAGCGGATGCCAGTCCCACAGCTGTTGGCCAGCGTGTTCCTGGGGCAGGGGGTGTTGGGGAGAGTCAGGTCCCCGGTGGTGGGTGGGACACGGGGCagccccactcccctcccctgggGCTCCAAGGAGCAGCTCACCGGTCAAAGAAGGAGGCCAGGAGGCGCCGCAGCAGGACCTTGTGCCGCGTGCCCGCACTGACGTGGCAGTTCATGAGCTGCGCCCTTGTGATGTACACGTTGGTGCCTGAAGAAGGGAGCCAGCGAGTGGCTGGGGCCCCCAAACCACCACATTCCCCACGCAGCCAGGCCCTGGTCAGGGCCCAAGACCCTCCCTGGCCACTTGCCCCAGGATGGCCTTATTGTTGTTCAGGAAAAGGCAGTGACAGCAGTGCCACCACCCATGGGGCACCAACAATGTGCCATGCTAGACCCTGCTCACATGTGGTCAGCATTTCCCGCACAACCACCTGGGTGCCAAAAAGAACAAGCAGCAGAGGCTCGCTGTGCTAACCAATTGATAATCAACCTTCAAACCACCCTATGAAGCCACTATTTACCCCCATATGTCCAACAGTGCCAGCCAATGAACGCATGCCAGCCTCCAGGGTAGAAGCGTAAAGGCCAGTCTCTCATGCGTTATCAACGCCAAGGGGTGTCAGCTGCCTGGGGGACAGtgggcagcagggctgggctggACCCCACCCTAAGTCTGGCTCCTACTACCATGCCACAGGCCGCTGGCTCAGAGGGCGCTGAGGCCCAAGGGGGTGGCGAGGCTGGCCCACCTGTCACCAATTCCAGCTTCTCTGAGGGGTCACCCTCGTCGTACAGTTTGGGATGGCAACGGTTGCCAATCTGGTTCATGAGCTCAGCCGGGAGAGATGCCAGGTCTTGCCGCACCCGGATGCGATTCCGGCTCTCTGGGGTCACCTGCTCAGGGAGGGCCTCCACCTTCTCAGCTGGCGGGCAGAGAGTGGCGTGTGTCATGGACAGAGGCGGCAGGggccaggctggggtgggggcacagggtggGCACCTTACCTGTCTGGCCGACGTTCATCATGCTGTACATGGTGTACATATTGCAGATCTGCCGGTACTGCTCATCTGTGTCTTCCTCGCCCGCATCCTCCTCTTCATCCTCCTCGTTGTGGTAGGAGCCGGGGCTGTCGCTGGTATAGGCGCTTGAGGTGCCTGGGCTGGTCCGCTCCGAGGTGCTGGGCCCACTCACCACGGCCCCTGCCCCTGCCGCTGCCGCCACCAAGGCCTGCTGAGGCGGCGGGGGCTGGGGTGGCCGGCTGGCCGCCAGGTCCGGCGTGGAGAACTTGGCCATCTTGCGGCTGCCGTTGCCCCCGCCCCCGCTGCCCCCCGCCTCCTTCTGGCCACCATCCCACAGCCGCTTGGCCACGGGCGTGCACTGCACGGAGTCCGACTCCTGCTGCTCTGTCTTGATGCGCGACACGAGGGGCAATGGGGTCCCGCAAGCAGGCCAGCTGGACGTCTGTGCCACGGGGCTCTGGGGCTCGGACGACGGGGCCTCCTCAGCGTGCAGGCCCTGGGAGTCGCAGCTGGGGGAGCTCACCTTGAGGAAGAACTCAGTGCCCTTCTCCATGATCTCCTGGATTTGCAGGAAGCCGGCTGTGTACATGAGCAGGAACTGGTCGCCCACGTTCATGCTCAGCCGGCCTGTGTAGCAGAAGCTGAGGATCTGCTGGAAGGACTGCGGCTGCACAGCTGCTGGCAGCTCCACCACGGCGCTCCGGCTGCTGTTGAACAGGTCCCGGAAGTAGGAGCTGCTGGCAGCCAGCACGGCCCGGTGGGCCTTGAATGCGTGGCCCTTGACGACCACCGACACATCACAGTACAGGCCCTGCAGCCGCTGCTCGTTCAGACACTCCAGAATGCTGTTGCCAAAGTTTGGAATCTCCATCTGCAGGGTCTGAGCCATGGCTGCGACTGTGTGGGGGACAGGGAGAGATGGGGAACAGGGTCAGctggcacactcagccccagTCTCATGGACCTCCCTGCTGCAGGGAGACATGGGAGCACAGACATCAATGCAGTGGAATGTGCCAAGGCCCTAAGAATCACCCAGAGCCACCCGCTTCTGTTCTGGCATAGACTTGCCTACAGGACAAAGCAGCTACGTTAACTACAGGCCAGGGGGGCTGT
Protein-coding sequences here:
- the NACC1 gene encoding nucleus accumbens-associated protein 1 isoform X1, with translation MAQTLQMEIPNFGNSILECLNEQRLQGLYCDVSVVVKGHAFKAHRAVLAASSSYFRDLFNSSRSAVVELPAAVQPQSFQQILSFCYTGRLSMNVGDQFLLMYTAGFLQIQEIMEKGTEFFLKVSSPSCDSQGLHAEEAPSSEPQSPVAQTSSWPACGTPLPLVSRIKTEQQESDSVQCTPVAKRLWDGGQKEAGGSGGGGNGSRKMAKFSTPDLAASRPPQPPPPQQALVAAAAGAGAVVSGPSTSERTSPGTSSAYTSDSPGSYHNEEDEEEDAGEEDTDEQYRQICNMYTMYSMMNVGQTAEKVEALPEQVTPESRNRIRVRQDLASLPAELMNQIGNRCHPKLYDEGDPSEKLELVTATRWLPSSGTNVYITRAQLMNCHVSAGTRHKVLLRRLLASFFDRNTLANSCGTGIRSSSNNPSRKPLDSRVLHAVKYYCQNFAPNFKESEMNAIAADMCTNARRVVRKSWMPKVKLLVPEGDAYTTFISDTGKIEPDMIGMEHSFETASHDGEAGPSAEALQ
- the STX10 gene encoding syntaxin-10 isoform X2, with translation MSLEDPFFVVRGEVQKAVNTARGLYQRWCELLQEGTAVGREELDWTTNELRNGLRSIEWDLEDLEETIGIVEANPGKFKLPAGDLQERKVFVDRMREAVQEMRDHMVSPAAIAFMERNNREMLTGRPASQKSSSDLLDASVVSATSRYIEEQQATQQLIMGQQDQQLEMVSGSIRVLKHMSGRVGEELDEQACWMPLFMRWTTPSPGWMGSSGRWPKYPT
- the NACC1 gene encoding nucleus accumbens-associated protein 1 isoform X2, with the translated sequence MAQTLQMEIPNFGNSILECLNEQRLQGLYCDVSVVVKGHAFKAHRAVLAASSSYFRDLFNSSRSAVVELPAAVQPQSFQQILSFCYTGRLSMNVGDQFLLMYTAGFLQIQEIMEKGTEFFLKVSSPSCDSQGLHAEEAPSSEPQSPVAQTSSWPACGTPLPLVSRIKTEQQESDSVQCTPVAKRLWDGGQKEAGGSGGGGNGSRKMAKFSTPDLAASRPPQPPPPQQALVAAAAGAGAVVSGPSTSERTSPGTSSAYTSDSPGSYHNEEDEEEDAGEEDTDEQYRQICNMYTMYSMMNVGQTAEKVEALPEQVTPESRNRIRVRQDLASLPAELMNQIGNRCHPKLYDEGDPSEKLELVTGTNVYITRAQLMNCHVSAGTRHKVLLRRLLASFFDRNTLANSCGTGIRSSSNNPSRKPLDSRVLHAVKYYCQNFAPNFKESEMNAIAADMCTNARRVVRKSWMPKVKLLVPEGDAYTTFISDTGKIEPDMIGMEHSFETASHDGEAGPSAEALQ
- the STX10 gene encoding syntaxin-10 isoform X1, which encodes MSLEDPFFVVRGEVQKAVNTARGLYQRWCELLQEGTAVGREELDWTTNELRNGLRSIEWDLEDLEETIGIVEANPGKFKLPAGDLQERKVFVDRMREAVQEMRDHMVSPAAIAFMERNNREMLTGRPASQKSSSDLLDASVVSATSRYIEEQQATQQLIMGQQDQQLEMVSGSIRVLKHMSGRVGEELDEQGIMLDAFVHEVDHTQSRMDGVLRKMAKVSHMTSDRRQWCAIMVLLGVLLLVLILLFSL